GGTACTAAAAAATAGGGCACGCGCATTCGGAATATGTTGCTTTTGAAAAGAGGCCAATTGGTTTTCAAGCAGTTCATGAGCCCTACTGTGGCCGCTAATCAGATGGGAGGCGCCACTGCCTACCCCATACTTCTGAGCGCCTTCAGCAAGGGCTTGAATCAACTCGGGATGGTTTGCAAGCCCTAAATAATCATTGCTACAAAATGCTTTGAGCTCGCGTCCATCGACTATGGCTTTGGTATCACATGGAGATGTAGTTGCTCTGAGTTTGCGTTTGAGCAATTGCGACTCAAGATCTGCAATCTGCTCTTGCGCTAACTTTAAGGCCTGATATGTATTTGTCATACTAAGGTTTTCTCAAGGGCAACTTGCACAGCATGACCTAGTTGCGTGGTTTCTACTGTAGATAAAATATACGGCGGCATGACATAGATAGTATTGCCGATTGGTCTGATCAATACCCCCTCAGCTAAGCAGTTCGAAAACATAGTTCTCGCAAATGTCTTAGGATTTTTTAGAAACTCATTTTTAATATCGAATGCCAAGATCATTCCTTGCTGGCGCCAATATTCAATGCGGGAATCTGTTTTTGACCACGCAAATGCATTTGCTAAATCCTTTGAGCGCTCAATATTTTTTTCTAATACTTTGTCAGTTTCGAAAATCTCTAGACACGCAAGTGCAGCAGCGCACGCTAGTGGATTACCGGTATAAGAATGAGAATGCAAAAACCCTTGCTGAGTTTGGTCGCCGTAAAAGGCTTGATATATCTGGTCGGTAGTTAGGCAGAGCGACAGCGGAAGATAGCCGCCGCTAATCCCTTTAGACAGGGTTAAGAAGTCTGGCCAGATACCAGCATGCTCACAGGCAAAGAACTTGCCACTCCGCCCACAGCCCACCGCAATCTCATCTGCAATCAGATGTACTTCATAGCGATCACATAAATCCCTGACTAACCGAAGGTATTCAGGAGAATGCATGGCCATTTGCCCTGCGCACTGCACCAAAGGTTCAACAATGATGGCAGCAATATTGTCATGTTCTTTTACAAATAATTCTTCGAGTTGTTTTGCTGCATATCTTGCTACATCTTCTGCGCTCTCACCATTTTTTGCCTTGCGTGCATCAGGTGATGCGATAGTAAATACATCTTGCAAGAGTGATCCATAGGCTTCCCGGAAAATAGCAACGTCCGTTACCGCTAATGCACCAAGTGTTTCCCCGTGATAACCATTTTCCAAGCAAACAAATTTTTTCTTTTGTGGTTTGCCGTTGAGTTGCCAGTAGTGGTGACTCATCTTGAGCGCTATTTCTACTGCAGACGCACCATCAGAAGCGTAGAAGACATGGCCTAAATGGTGATTGGTGAGTGCAGACAGTTTTTCAGATAGCTCTACTACGGGCGCATGCGTAAACCCGGCGAGCATCACATGCTCAATTTTTTCGAGTTGCGCGGTAATGGCTTGATTGATGCGTGGGTTGGAGTGGCCAAATAAATTCGTCCACCAAGAACTAATGGAGTCGAGTAAGGCTTTTCCGTTTTCGTCATAGAGCCAAGCACCCTTACCTTTTGTAATGGCAACCAGCGGAAAGGACTCATGCTGTTTCATCTGAGTGCATGGGTGCCAAACGGCTGCAAGGCTGCGATCAACGAGGGGGGCTTGATTTAAATCAGAAATAACCTTCATGTTTGATATTTGACCACTAGTTTTTCCAAATTCAGGCCTGTATCTGTTATGTTTATGCCTTGAATCCCCTCATTTTCTGGAATTTACCCATGCAGGACACTCAAACCGTTGAAAAACCCTTAACCCAATTCAAATCTAAAGCGGATTTGCATCAGGGTGTAAACGCAGGTGTCGAGGCATCTGGTGAGTGGTCGGTGGCTGAAATTGAAGCCTTATTTGCGCTCCCTTTGAATGAATTGATGCTGAAGGCTCAGGAGACTCATAAAGCCTATTTCCCAGAAGGTGATGTTGAATTAGCCACGCTGCTGTCCATTAAGACGGGTGGCTGCCCAGAGGATTGTGGCTATTGTCCTCAGGCTGCTCGTTATGACACGGATGTTAAGGCTGAGAAGTTAATGGGCTTAGAAGAGGTTTTAGAGGCTGCCAAAGCTGCTAAAGCCGCGGGTTCTAACCGTTTCTGTATGGGTGCCGCATGGCGCGAACCCAAAGACCGCGATATTGAAAAAGTGACTGCCATGATTAAGGGCGTAAAAGCCTTGGGTCTGGAGACCTGTGCCACCTTAGGCATGCTGGAGGCCGATCAAGCCCAGGCACTGCAAGAGGCAGGGCTTGACTTTTATAACCATAACTTAGATACCAGCGAAGATTTTTACCGTTCTGTGATCTCAACCAGAGGCTACCAAGACCGTTTGGATACGATATCCAATGTCCGTGCCGCTGGCATGTCGGTTTGTTGTGGCGGTATTGTCGGCATGGGCGAATCTAGAAAGCAGCGCGCCGCATTTTTGGCTCGCTTAGCCAATTTGAGCCCCTACCCAGAATCCGTTCCTATCAATCATCTAGTGCCAGTAGCCGGTACGCCCTTAGCTGAGCAGAAGCCTTTGGACCCACTGGAGTTTGTGAGAACGATTGCGGTTGCTAGGATCACGATGCCTAAAGCCCGCGTTCGTTTATCTGCTGGTCGTCAGGAGCTTGGCAGGGCAGTTCAGGCCATGTGCTTTATGGCGGGAGCTAACTCTATTTTCTATGGTGAGCAACTACTCACTACCGGTAATCCCGAGGCAGAACAAGACCGTGTGCTCTTGGCAGAACTAGGTTTAAAGACTAAACAAAGCTGTAAAGCAGAGGTTTTGGTTTAGTTTTCCATAAGCATGTCCCCGATAGATCGTCTCATTCTGGAGTTTGATACCGCCCTTCGATCGATGGTCGGGGGCGCTCATGCACATAGACCTACCCCAGGGTCTGATGTTGGGGGCAATTTGGGTTTGGATGCGGTTGAGCGCAAACATGCAGCGGGACTCATGCGAGTCAATCATGTGGGTGAAGTTTGTGCACAAGCGCTGTATCAATCGCAAAAATTGGTTGCTCGAAATCCTGAAATTCAGGAGATGTTAGATCACTCTGGGCAAGAAGAAATGGATCATCTGGCATGGTGTGAAACTCGTCTTCAAGAGCTCGGGTCACACACCAGTTATCTCAATCCACTTTGGTATGCGGGATCCTTTGTAATTGGCTTGGCAGCAGGCTTAGCGGGCGATAAGTGGAGTTTAGGTTTTGTTGCTGAAACAGAAAAACAAGTCGAGAATCACTTAGAAAGTCATCTCGAAAAATTACCAAAAGAAGATCAACGATCTCGTGCAATTGTGGGTCAAATGCGCATTGATGAAATTGCTCACGGACAGGCCGCAAAAAATGCTGGCGGTGCAAATTTGCCAGAACCCATTCAAAAAATAATGCAGGCGATGTCCAAGATAATGACCACCACTGCTTACAAAATTTAATACGGAAATAGGTTTTGATTCTCAAAACTCATCTCTGATTAATTTTGAGATATTTTTTTACGTATTACTGTTTTTAAATACAGTATATTTAGGCATTATCTAGCGCAATAGCTAAGATCTATTCTTAAGTATATTTTCCAAGCCATTGTTTCAAGTAGCTATTTTATTATCACCATTTTCTCAACACATGACGCTAAGTGTTTGTAAACACTAGAGAAATTCCTAAAAAAACTCCTAAAAACACTTGACCCTCTTAGTACGATCCTCTAAAGTGGGAGGAAGTGTGAAAAAGTGGGGTAAATGGTGTTTCAAGGTGCGTCAGCTCTCAATTTAGATGCAAAAGGCCGCATGTCTGTGCCGGCTAAGCATCGTGACGCCTTGTTGGTACAGGGCGAGGGCCGCATCACGCTCACAAAACACCCCGATGGCTGCTTGCTTCTCTTCCCAAGACCTGAGTGGGAAACCTTCAGAGCAAGAGTTGCGCAACTTCCGATGGATGCCCATTGGTGGCGCCGTATTTTTTTAGGTAACGCAGCAGAAATGGATTTGGATAGTGCCGGTCGCGTATTGGTGAGTCCAGAGTTGCGTGCTGCTGCCGGAATTGAGAAAGAAGTGATTTTGCTCGGCATGGGAAGTCACTTGGAGTTGTGGGACGCAGCTACATACGCTGCAAAAGAACAGGCTGCGATTGCGCAAGGCATGCCTGAAGCACTCAAGCAATTTAATTTTTGATGACAGGGTGCCATGAACATAACTCATCGCCCAGTGTTACTGGCCGAGGCGGTGACGGCGCTAGTTGGCGGTCCGCTGATTCGGAATCAAGATACAGAAAACAAAATTTTGGTGATCGATGGAACCTTCGGGCGCGGCGGTCATACACAAGCTTTACTCAAGGAGTTGAATCCTTCGGCGCGCATGATTTCTTTCGACAAAGATTTGGATGCGATTGCAGTGGCGCAAAAAATCAACGACCCAAGATTGAAAATCGTGCACGACAGTTTTGCGCAGATGGATCAGTACGCAGAAGCGGAATCAGTCGATGGAATATTGTTGGACTTGGGGATCAGTTCGCCCCAAGTGGACGAAGCGCATCGGGGATTTTCTTTTCGTCGAGAGGGTCCACTCGATATGCGCATGAATACCGATCATGGTTTAACTGCAGCAGAGTGGTTGGAGCAGGCGCCACCGGAGGAAATCACTCACGTGATTAAGACTTACGGAGAAGAACGCTTTGCATTTCAGATCGCAAAAGCCATAGTGGCTAAGCGAGAAGAAGGCCTTTCCCCTAAAACGACTACTCAGTTGGCAAGCCTAGTTGCAAGCGTGGTGCGTACCCGCGAAGCTGGCCAAGATCCCGCAACAAGAACCTTTCAAGCATTACGTATTTTTATTAATCGCGAGTTAGAAGATTTGGAGCTCGGTTTGAAGGCGGCTTTGAAATTATTAAAGCCCGGCGCAAGACTTGCAGTGATTAGTTTTCATTCGTTAGAAGATCGCATCGTGAAGCAGTTTATGCAAGCGCATGCAAAAGTCGAAGTGCCCCGTGGGTTACCGGTACGCGAAAAAGACTTGCCACAAAGCGCCCTCGAAATTATTGGTCGAGTTAAGCCAAGCGATGCTGAGGTATCTGAGAATCCTCGTGCCCGCTCTGCAATCATGCGTGTGGCTGAAAAGCGCATGGGAGTATCCGCATGAATCGCGCTACCTTGACTCTGCTCGCATTGCTATTGATTTGCGCCCTATCTCTGGTTGCGGCTCAGCAACGTGCGCGAAAATTATTCATCCTTCAAGAGCGCGCGCAGATAGAAGAGCGTAAGTTAAACCAAGACTGGTTGCGTTTAGAGTATGAGCAGCGGAATTTATCGAAGTCTGCACGTATTCGCGACGTCGCTCGCAATCAATTACATATGTCTCCGATTTCTCCTGAGCGCACCTTGTATTTAAAGGAGGCGAAATGAGACCGGTTGGCTTCTCTACTACGCCAAATTTAGTTTTACGCCTGCCAATGTGGCGGTCGCGTTTGATGCTATTCCTTTTGTTCTTTGTGTTCATGATGCTGCTTCTCCGTGCGTTTTGGATTCAGGGTCCAGGAAATGCGTTCTATGAAGCTAAAGGTGTGCGTGGCACTCAACGCGAATTGGAGCTACCCGCTAGTCGCGGAAAAATTTTGGATCGTAACGGCCAAGTGATTGCAACGAGCTTGGAAGCCAAGTCGGTGATTGCCTATAACGACACCGTTCCAGATGATTTGGCCGCAGACAAAGTGCAGAAATTGGCAAGTCTTTTGCAAATGAGCGAATCTGATCTGCGCAAAAAGTTGAAAGAAGAGCGCAAGCAGGTTTTCTTAAAGCGTCAAGTAGATCCAGTTGTAGCGCAGCAAATTAAACAGCTAGAGATCCCTGGCATTGGTTTAAATAATGAATATCGTCGCTTCTACCCTGAAGGTGAGGCGATGGCGCACGTGGTTGGCTTTACAAATGTGAATGACAAAGGTCAAGAAGGGATGGAGCTTTCTCGTGAGAATGAGCTTGCTGGTCATCCCGGTCAAAGACGTGTGGTGGTTGATCGTTTAGGTCGTGTTGTTGAGGATGTTGCAATCCTGCAGTTGCCACAAAATGGAAAAGACTTAAACCTATCTATTGATAGCAAGATTCAGTTCCTAGCATATAACGCTGTTAAAGACGCTGTTGAAAAGCATCACGCTAAAGCGGGTGGCGCTGTAGTGCTCGATACACAAACGGGCGAGATTTTGGCATTGGCAAATTATCCAAGCTACAACCCAAATGATCGAAGGTATTTAACAGGCGAGCAATTACGTAACCGCGTATTGACCGATACCTTTGAGCCTGGTTCAACTATCAAGCCGTTAACCATTTCAATTGCTTTAGAAAAAGGTGCAATTAAACCGGATACCAATATGGTGATTGGTGCGAGTTATTTAGTTGGACCTAAGCCAATTACCGACACGCATCCATATGGGAATCTAACGGTTGCACAAATTATTCAAAAATCTAGCAACATTGGTACTGCAAAGATTGCGATGAACAATCTTTCCCCCGAAGAAATGTGGGACTTATATACCGCAGTTGGCTTTGGTCAAGCGCCAAAAATTGGCTTTCCTGGTGCGGTCTCTGGTACGGTTCACCCATTTAAAAAATGGATGCCCACTGATCAAGCCCGTATTGCATTTGGCTACGGTATTTCTGCATCACTCTTTCAGGTAGCGCGCGCATACACAGTCTTTGCACGTGATGGCGAATTAGTTCCCCTGACGATTGAGCGTAGTCCTGAGTTCAAGCCGGGCATTAAAGTGCTCTCACCAAAAACGGCTATTGAAATGCGCAACATGATGGAGGCGGTTACTGAGCCGGGGGGAACTGCAGTCAAAGCGCAGGCTGAAGGTTATCGCGTTGGCGGAAAAACAGGCACTGCCCATAAATTAGTTGGCAAAGGATATGGCAATTCTTATCGCGCTTACTTTGCTGGACTTGCTCCTATTAGCGCTCCACGTATTGTGGTTGCGGTAATGATTGATGAGCCTACTGGTGGAAGTCACTACGGTGGTGATGTTGCGGCACCCGTATTCTCGACAATTGTTGGGGAGACGCTCCGTTCATTGAATGTCTTGCCAGACAACAAAGTAAAGCAAATGGTGTTGGAAGATAAGGCCCCAGAAGAAATTCGGCCAGCAGCTGCACACGCTCAACATGTGGTTTTGAAACGATGAGGGTGGATTTGAAAATAGACACCAATCATTTGATTGACCACTTACATACTTTAGCGAACTCCTCCGCAAAAGTATGTGCGGATAGTCGCCAGATACAGTCTGGCGATATCTTTTTTGCCTACCCTGTAGGTCATGGCAACGCCTTGCGCGATGGTCGTCAATTTATTGAGGTTGCATTAGAGTGCGGGGCAGCCGCAGTAGTGTTCGATCCGGCGGGTATGGGTAAGCAATTTTTAGATCATCCACAATGTTTTCCTATTGAAGATCTTGCTGCAAAAGCAGGGGAGCTTTGTGCGCAATGGTATGGTTATCCGAGCAAAGAATTAAAAATCATTGGTGTCACTGGCACTAATGGCAAAACTAGCATCACGCAATGGTTAGCCCAGGCTTTAGATGCTAGCAGTCATCACACTGCAGTTTTGGGCACCTTAGGCACTGGGTTCCCTGGTGCATTAGTGCAAACTGGCTATACCACTCCAGATGCACCTAAATTACAAACGCAGTTAGCAGAGTTGCGTAGCGCTGGAGCTAAACAAGTCGCGATGGAAGTATCTTCGCATGCTTTGCATCAAGAGAGAATCGCTGGAACAGATATTCAATGCGCAGTATTTACGAATCTGACGCAGGATCATTTGGATTACCACGGCAGCATGGCTGATTACGCGGAGGCAAAGGCTAAGTTATTTCAGCAAACCGGTCTTGAGCACGCAGTGATTAACTTGGATGATGCTTTTGGTCGTGAGCTTGCCATGAACTTGTTGGCAAAAGAGGGCTTGAAGGTCTGGGCATATGCATTGTCTCAATCCGCGTTCCAAGGATTTGAAAAATTTGGTGATCGTTTATGCCGTATCTATGCAAAAGATATCCTACTGAGTGGAGCGGGTTACAACGCAAGCTTCATTTTTGATGGAGTGGGAAGTGCTCAATTGCATATTCCTTTGCTAGGTGAGTTTAATTTAAGTAATGCGCTTGCGGTGTGGACGGTATTACTTTCACAGGGTATGAGCTTGGAAGTAGCCGCTCAAAAAGTTAGCCAATTAAATCCAGTGATTGGCCGTATGGAGTTAATTCCTTTGGGTAAATCTCAAAAGAAAGAGGGCTTGTTAGCAGTTGTGGATTACGCGCATACCCCAGATGCTTTAGAGAAAACCTTACAAGCATTACGTCCTATTGCTGAGCAGCGCGGTGGAAAAATTTGGTGTGTCTTTGGTTGTGGCGGTGATCGTGATGCTGGTAAGCGTTCGCTTATGGGCGCTGTTGCAGAACGCAATGCCGACCATATTCTAATTACAAGTGACAACCCTCGTTCTGAAGATCCACAAGCCATTATGGAGATGGTGCGCGGTGGTATTAGCAAGGATGCACAGAACGTTCAAGCTATAGCCGATCGTGCATCTGCCATCATGTCTGCAATTCGTCATGCAGATGTTTGCGATATTGTCTTAGTTGCTGGTAAGGGTCATGAAACTACTCAAGAAATCAATGGCAAGAAATTTGATTTTTCTGATCAAGAACATATTCGCTTAGCCGCTGGAGGCGGAGTCTGATGTCTATCATGACGACCCTTGCACAAGCGCAGGCAATGTTGCCTGGAAGTAAATTACTGAATACTTCTGCACAAGCTGCCCAGGAAATATCGATTTCTCGAGTGGGTACTGACAGTCGTCATATCGATCGTAATGAATTATTTGTCGCTTTAGTTGGTGAGCGCTTTGATGCACATGACTTTTTATCCGATGTTGCTAAGGCAGGCGCTAGTGCCGCCCTAATTAGTGCGCAAGATAAATGCCCGCCGGACTTACCTGCTATTTGCGTTTCAAACACGCGTGTTGGTTTAGGGAATTTAGCAAAAGCATGGAGGGCTAATCACCCCATTCCTTTGGCGTTGGTTACTGGCAGCAATGGTAAGACTACCGTTAAAGAGATGATTGCTTCAATTTTTAAAGCCGCAGTGGGCGAACAAAATACTTTGGTTACCAAAGGAAATCTGAATAACGATATTGGTTTGCCATTAACGCTGTTGAAATTGCGCGCAACGGATCGCCTTGCTGTGGTTGAGCTCGGCATGAATCATCCTGGTGAAACAGCGCAGTTAGCTGCGATTGCGCAAGCAAATATCGCATTAATTAATAATGCCCAGCGCGAGCATCAAGAGTTCATGGCTACGGTAGCGGCAGTAGCAGAAGAGCATTCTGATGCCATTCGTACTTTGCCAAGCGATGGAATTGCTGTATTTCCAGCAGATTCAGAATTTTCAAGTGTTTGGCGCAAGGCGGCTGCAGGCCGCAAGGTTATCGATTTTGTATTGTCATCTGCGCAGGCCAAACTATCGGCTGCAGTGACTGGAAGTCTATTAAGTAACGGGCTTGTGCAGATACAAACTGAACAAGGGACCATTGAAGTTCAGTTAAATACTTTGGGCAGTCACAATGTTCGCAATGCATTGGCTGCAACTGCTGTTGGTGTCGCAGCAGGTGTAAGTCTTGAAAAAATTAAACAGGGTCTCGAATCATTCTTGCCAGTAAATGGACGTATGCAAGCAAAGGCGATTGATTCAAATCACACCTTAATTGACGACAGCTACAACGCCAATCCGGATTCTGTAAGAGCGGCTATCGATGCTTTGAAACAATCAGGTAATTTATCTTGGTTGATTTTGGGTGATATGGGTGAAGTGGGCGATCAGGGCCCTGAGTTCCATCGTGAAGTGGGGGCTTATGCTGCTGAGCAAGGAATCTCAAAACTATTTGCTTTGGGGGAGCAATGCCAATTTGCCCTGCTGGGATTTAATGAAGTTGTTGGCAATAGTGCGGCTGCATCTAGTGCAACTCATTTTGCCGATATGGATAGTCTCATCATGCAATTAAGAGATGCTTTACATGCCCAGTCTAGCGGCAGCAATCAGCACTTAAATATTTTGGTTAAAGGTTCACGGTTTATGCGCATGGAGCGTGTAGTACAGGCCTTGTTAGAGGAGGCTAAAACATGCTCTTAATGTTGGCGCAATGGTTGCAAGATGATTTCGGATTCTTCCGAGTATTTAACTACATCACTTTCAGAGCGGTGATGGCAACGGTGACTGCATTATTGATTGGTTTAGCTGCGGGACCTTGGGTGATTCGCAAATTAAGCGCCCTGAAAATGGGTCAGGCAGTCCGCACTGATGGGCCTCAAACCCATTTAGTGAAATCAGGCACCCCAACTATGGGTGGTGTTTTGATTTTGATCGGTATCTTTATCTCATGCATGTTGTGGGCCGATCTCAGCAATCGATTTATTTGGATTGTGATGATTGTGACTTTTGGTTTTGGTTTAGTTGGCTGGGTAGATGACTATCGCAAAGTAGTCTACAAAGATCCTAAAGGCATGGCCTCAAGAGAGAAGTTTTTCTGGCAAACACTAATTGGTTTATTTGCCGCTATCTATCTTGCATTCTCCGTTTCTGAGGTCAATAACCTAAAAGTATTGCAATTATTTTATGAGTGGTTAAGAAGTGGATTTGCTTTAGATCTGCCTGCAAAAACCAACTTGCTACTGCCCTTCATGAAAGAAGTGAGCTATCCATTGGGTGTGATGGGCTTCATTATTTTGAGTTACTTAGTAATCGTGGGTAGTAGTAATGCAGTGAACTTAACCGATGGTCTTGATGGCCTTGTCATCATGCCGGTGATCTTGGTAGGAGCTGCTTTGGGTGCTTTTGCTTATGTGATGGGTAATGCGATTTATGCAAAGTATCTCCTCTTCCCTTACATACCAGGTGCTGGTGAACTCATGATCTTCTGTGGAGCTATGGGCGGTGCTGGCTTAGCCTTCCTTTGGTTCAACACACACCCAGCACAAGTATTTATGGGTGATGTGGGCGCACTTGCTTTGGGCGGAGCCCTTGGCACCATCGCTGTGATTGTTCGTCAAGAAATTGTGTTGTTTGTGATGGGCGGCATCTTTGTTGCTGAGACTGTTTCGGTAATGATGCAAGTATTTTGGTTCAAGCTCACTAAAAAACATTTTGGAGAAGGTCGTCGCATTTTCCGGATGGCGCCATTGCATCACCATTTTGAATTGGGTGGTTGGAAGGAGACGCAAGTGGTTGTGCGTTTCTGGATCATTACCATCCTCCTGGTCTTAATTGGCTTATCTAGCTTGAAGTTACGGTGATTCAAAAGTAAATATGTTGATTTTAGAAAATACCTTTGCAAATGCAGCCTTCATGAGTGATGAAGGTTACCAAGCTCCAAATCGATTCCTTATCTTGGGATTGGGCGAGTCTGGCGTAGCTATGGCGAAGTGGTGCCTACGAAATGGCGCCGAAGTCCGCTTAGCGGATACACGTGATCAAACCTCCTTTACTGTGCGTCAAAATGCTTGGCTGGAAGAGCTTCGGATTGCTGGCCTCAAAGATGTTTGTTTTGGTCCCCTGGATGAAAGCTTACTGAAGAATATTGACGTGATTGGTATTAGCCCGGGACTTTCTCCGGTGCAAGACCCAACCTATGCTTTCTTGGTTAAGGCTGAGCAGGCTGAAATCGATGTGTGGAGTGAAATTGAATTTTTTGCTCGCGCAATTTCTGCTTTAAGTCGTATGTCACAAGCGCAAGAGTTGAGTTATGCGGCTGCAGTACTGGCTGTGACTGGCACCAACGGTAAAACAACTACCACCGCATTAACCGGGCAACTCTGTGAGCGTGCTGGCAAGAAAGTTGCTGTTGCAGGAAATATTAGTCCTGCAGCATTAGACAAGCTCATGAGCTGCTTGGATATTGCCGATCAAATCGTAGATATGCCGGATGTTTGGGTCTTGGAGTTATCTAGTTTTCAGTTGGTTTACACCCACACCTTGAATGC
This is a stretch of genomic DNA from Polynucleobacter sp. JS-JIR-II-b4. It encodes these proteins:
- the mraY gene encoding phospho-N-acetylmuramoyl-pentapeptide-transferase; protein product: MLLMLAQWLQDDFGFFRVFNYITFRAVMATVTALLIGLAAGPWVIRKLSALKMGQAVRTDGPQTHLVKSGTPTMGGVLILIGIFISCMLWADLSNRFIWIVMIVTFGFGLVGWVDDYRKVVYKDPKGMASREKFFWQTLIGLFAAIYLAFSVSEVNNLKVLQLFYEWLRSGFALDLPAKTNLLLPFMKEVSYPLGVMGFIILSYLVIVGSSNAVNLTDGLDGLVIMPVILVGAALGAFAYVMGNAIYAKYLLFPYIPGAGELMIFCGAMGGAGLAFLWFNTHPAQVFMGDVGALALGGALGTIAVIVRQEIVLFVMGGIFVAETVSVMMQVFWFKLTKKHFGEGRRIFRMAPLHHHFELGGWKETQVVVRFWIITILLVLIGLSSLKLR